Proteins encoded within one genomic window of Amycolatopsis sp. 2-15:
- a CDS encoding Fur family transcriptional regulator, translating into MPTTPTLPQPSPGRLDAEARLRRAGLRVTTARQVVLETLAEQPHTTVAELLPHVRDRLRFASTRAIHDVLATGVSAGLVRRFDTVGVAQRYELTGPEHGHLLCTNCGRLDSVGTAEATGAPILTGVCSHCAPDGHAHPEAR; encoded by the coding sequence GTGCCCACGACTCCCACGCTCCCCCAGCCGTCGCCCGGCCGCCTCGACGCCGAGGCCCGCCTGCGCCGCGCCGGCCTGCGCGTGACCACCGCCCGCCAGGTCGTGCTCGAAACCCTCGCCGAGCAGCCGCACACCACCGTCGCCGAGCTGCTCCCCCACGTCCGCGACCGCCTCCGCTTCGCCTCCACCCGGGCGATCCACGACGTCCTCGCCACCGGTGTGTCGGCCGGGCTCGTCCGCCGCTTCGACACCGTCGGCGTCGCCCAGCGCTACGAGCTGACCGGGCCCGAACACGGCCACCTGCTGTGCACGAACTGCGGCCGCCTCGACTCCGTCGGCACGGCCGAAGCCACCGGCGCGCCGATCCTCACCGGCGTGTGCTCGCACTGCGCCCCCGACGGGCACGCGCACCCCGAAGCCCGCTGA
- a CDS encoding Fur family transcriptional regulator — protein MDAFGVRLRRVGLRNTPQRRAVLAAVERHPHSTATELAVDLEADGVAGGLSRQGLYNVLEDLVSADLLRSLEPAGSPARFEPQRHDNHHHLVCRGCGAIQDVPCAVGAPPCLDPVTAPGFRVEAAEVTWWGVCDACAAAE, from the coding sequence ATGGATGCGTTCGGGGTGCGGTTGCGCCGGGTAGGGCTGCGCAACACGCCGCAGCGGCGAGCGGTGCTGGCCGCGGTCGAGCGGCACCCGCATTCGACGGCGACCGAGCTCGCCGTGGACCTCGAAGCCGACGGCGTGGCCGGTGGGCTGTCCCGCCAGGGCTTGTACAACGTGCTCGAAGACCTCGTCTCGGCCGATCTGCTGCGTTCGCTGGAACCCGCGGGCTCACCCGCGCGCTTCGAGCCGCAGCGGCACGACAACCACCACCACCTCGTGTGCCGCGGCTGCGGTGCGATCCAGGACGTGCCGTGCGCGGTCGGCGCCCCGCCGTGCCTCGACCCGGTCACCGCGCCCGGCTTCCGTGTCGAAGCGGCCGAGGTGACGTGGTGGGGCGTGTGCGACGCGTGCGCCGCTGCTGAGTGA
- a CDS encoding GlxA family transcriptional regulator, whose product MGLSRPSVPVAVLVFDGVRLLDVTGPLEVFDVAAELGTGYVVTMCSPDGHDITTSSGLRIGVDRAAAEVTDVDTLVVPGGECLVKPGANAELLTSIRHLSRGARRVTSVCAGAFALGAAGLLDGRRATTHWRHADTLQERYPAVEVDPEAIYVRDGRVLTSAGVSSGIDLALALVEEDAGDVLAHEIARELVVFMRRRGAQPQLSVPARTPRPRRDIVRALCDEVAADPAGDHCLTSMAQRAGLSTRHLSRLFKEGTGQTPATYVAAVRREAAIALVMSGETVAAAARRSGLGSDETLRRHLRAQPGD is encoded by the coding sequence GTGGGCCTGTCGAGACCGTCGGTCCCGGTCGCCGTCCTCGTGTTCGACGGCGTCCGGCTGCTCGACGTGACCGGGCCCCTGGAGGTGTTCGACGTCGCCGCCGAGCTCGGCACCGGCTACGTCGTCACGATGTGTTCCCCGGACGGGCACGACATCACCACGTCGAGCGGCTTGCGCATCGGCGTCGACCGGGCCGCGGCCGAGGTCACCGACGTCGACACGCTGGTCGTCCCCGGCGGCGAGTGCCTCGTGAAACCCGGCGCGAACGCCGAGCTGCTCACCTCGATCCGGCACCTCTCGCGCGGCGCCCGGCGCGTGACATCGGTGTGCGCGGGCGCGTTCGCGCTCGGCGCCGCGGGTTTGCTCGACGGCCGCCGCGCCACCACCCACTGGCGCCACGCCGACACGCTGCAGGAGCGCTACCCCGCCGTCGAGGTCGACCCCGAGGCGATCTACGTGCGCGACGGTCGCGTGCTCACCTCCGCCGGCGTCAGCTCCGGCATCGACCTCGCGCTCGCGCTCGTGGAGGAGGACGCCGGCGACGTCCTGGCCCACGAGATCGCACGCGAGCTGGTGGTGTTCATGCGCCGCCGCGGCGCGCAGCCCCAGCTCTCCGTGCCCGCCCGCACACCGCGCCCGCGCCGCGACATCGTCCGTGCGCTCTGCGACGAGGTCGCCGCCGATCCGGCTGGTGACCACTGCCTCACGAGCATGGCGCAGCGCGCCGGCCTCAGCACGCGCCACCTGTCGCGGCTGTTCAAGGAAGGCACCGGGCAGACACCGGCCACCTACGTCGCCGCCGTGCGCCGGGAAGCGGCGATCGCCTTGGTGATGAGCGGCGAAACCGTGGCCGCGGCGGCGCGGCGCAGCGGGCTGGGCAGCGACGAGACACTGCGCCGCCACCTGCGGGCGCAGCCGGGCGACTAG
- the nthB gene encoding nitrile hydratase subunit beta, with translation MKLQHGLGGLEGLEGFPLDYEKRVFVEDWEKRIFGIHAAMMGLSASLRDSVPGYDLDAVPTTFNTTWTWAHLRSGAEAMHPFEYFKFRYYEKWLGGISAYLVEQGYLTQEELDAATERFREQPQAQLPDRDAEAVDEQVLDYLRRGDTPRRGPATPAFAVGDEVVVRNPPATEHTRLPGYLRGHRGRVERVFEGNYSYFVSTGGDGLGQPMSVYIVRFEPDELWGEETERAAGPLYAELYETYLSAGSTRDGNR, from the coding sequence ATGAAGCTGCAACACGGTCTCGGCGGTCTCGAAGGCCTCGAGGGTTTCCCGTTGGACTACGAGAAGCGCGTGTTCGTCGAAGACTGGGAGAAGCGCATCTTCGGCATCCACGCGGCGATGATGGGGCTGAGCGCTTCGCTGCGCGACTCCGTCCCCGGCTACGACCTCGACGCGGTGCCCACCACGTTCAACACCACGTGGACGTGGGCCCACCTGCGCTCGGGCGCGGAGGCGATGCACCCGTTCGAGTATTTCAAGTTCCGCTACTACGAGAAGTGGCTGGGCGGTATCAGCGCGTACCTCGTCGAGCAGGGTTACCTGACGCAGGAGGAGCTGGATGCCGCCACGGAGCGCTTCCGCGAGCAGCCGCAGGCGCAGCTGCCGGATCGCGACGCCGAAGCCGTCGACGAGCAGGTGCTCGACTACCTGCGCCGCGGCGACACACCGAGGCGCGGCCCGGCCACGCCGGCGTTCGCGGTGGGAGACGAGGTTGTGGTGCGCAACCCGCCGGCCACGGAGCACACGCGGCTGCCCGGTTACCTGCGCGGGCACCGCGGCCGCGTGGAGCGGGTGTTCGAGGGCAACTACTCGTACTTCGTCTCGACCGGCGGCGACGGGCTCGGGCAGCCCATGTCGGTGTACATCGTGCGGTTCGAGCCCGACGAGCTGTGGGGCGAGGAAACCGAACGCGCGGCCGGCCCGCTGTACGCGGAGCTGTACGAGACCTACTTGTCCGCCGGATCGACGAGGGACGGAAACCGATGA
- the nthA gene encoding nitrile hydratase subunit alpha, with protein sequence MSELFAYPDDREEASAAQVKALEALLIEKGVITGSTVDKVLGYFESEMTPLNGKKIVARAWVDPEFARLLATDTPKAIAQLDLPEGMAGAEGEHIAAVVNEPGVHNLVICSLCSCFPWPVLGLPPYWYKDPVFRARAAREPRVVLAELGVELDDDTEVRVWDSSGHSRWFVVPARPSGTEGWSEEQLAELVTTESMIGVALPGPAA encoded by the coding sequence ATGAGCGAGCTGTTCGCCTACCCCGACGACCGCGAGGAGGCGAGCGCCGCGCAAGTGAAGGCGCTCGAGGCGCTCCTGATCGAGAAGGGCGTGATCACCGGGTCCACTGTGGACAAGGTGCTCGGCTACTTCGAGTCGGAGATGACGCCGCTCAACGGCAAGAAGATCGTGGCCCGCGCGTGGGTCGACCCGGAGTTCGCGCGGCTGCTGGCCACGGACACCCCGAAGGCGATCGCGCAGCTGGACCTGCCCGAGGGCATGGCCGGCGCCGAGGGTGAGCACATCGCGGCCGTGGTCAACGAGCCCGGCGTGCACAACCTGGTGATCTGCTCGCTGTGCTCGTGCTTCCCGTGGCCGGTGCTGGGGCTGCCGCCGTACTGGTACAAGGACCCGGTGTTCCGCGCCCGGGCGGCGCGCGAGCCGCGGGTGGTGCTGGCTGAGCTGGGCGTGGAGCTCGACGACGACACCGAGGTGCGCGTGTGGGATTCGAGCGGGCACTCGCGGTGGTTCGTGGTGCCCGCGCGGCCTTCGGGCACGGAGGGCTGGAGCGAGGAACAGCTCGCGGAGCTCGTGACGACGGAGTCGATGATCGGCGTGGCCCTTCCGGGCCCGGCGGCGTGA
- a CDS encoding nitrile hydratase accessory protein, with the protein MAIDISTLNYDETGHVKFHSSCSSDLEQPVFDAEWQRRAFGLAVALSEFGHYAWEDFQRELIAAIGSWQSAPDDEKGRWEYYRHWVTALDTVVRRHGLLEEGYVNPEDRD; encoded by the coding sequence GTGGCAATCGACATCAGCACGCTGAACTACGACGAGACCGGGCACGTCAAGTTCCACTCGTCGTGCTCATCGGACCTCGAGCAGCCGGTGTTCGACGCGGAGTGGCAGCGGCGCGCGTTCGGCCTGGCGGTGGCGCTCTCGGAGTTCGGCCACTACGCGTGGGAGGACTTCCAGCGCGAGCTGATCGCGGCCATCGGCTCGTGGCAATCCGCACCCGACGACGAAAAGGGCCGCTGGGAGTACTACCGGCACTGGGTGACGGCGCTCGACACCGTCGTGCGGCGCCACGGCCTGCTCGAAGAGGGGTACGTCAACCCCGAGGACCGCGACTGA
- a CDS encoding MarR family winged helix-turn-helix transcriptional regulator: MVSRAEKNESNPDLGVLAGRLLFAVQHELFTSLAAQGFADLHPRHGAVLAYLDTEGVRATELSRLSGQHKQVIGTMIDELESLGYVQRRPDPADRRAKLICPTERGLAEMRAAGRIMTALQERHARRLGREVYTQFKTVLLDVVEHQRKRTV, encoded by the coding sequence TTGGTCAGCCGGGCCGAGAAGAACGAATCGAACCCCGACCTGGGCGTCCTCGCCGGGCGGCTGCTCTTCGCCGTGCAGCACGAGCTCTTCACCTCCCTGGCCGCCCAGGGCTTCGCCGACCTCCACCCACGCCACGGCGCCGTGCTCGCCTATCTGGACACCGAGGGGGTCCGGGCGACCGAGCTTTCGCGCCTTTCGGGGCAGCACAAACAGGTGATCGGGACGATGATCGACGAGCTGGAGTCCCTCGGGTACGTCCAGCGCCGCCCGGACCCCGCCGACCGCCGCGCGAAGCTGATCTGCCCGACCGAGCGCGGGCTGGCCGAGATGCGCGCGGCGGGCCGGATCATGACGGCTTTACAGGAACGCCACGCGCGCCGGCTGGGGCGTGAGGTTTATACGCAGTTCAAGACGGTGTTGCTGGATGTGGTGGAACACCAGCGGAAACGCACGGTGTGA
- a CDS encoding carboxylesterase family protein: MTTVRTSSGKVLGHRSAHGITFAGIPYAPTPVGTGRFAAPGPRWDGVRGAARTTAPQRPGPLGRADLSPVLGTTTAPGDYLSLTVSTPDPGTRNLPLLVFLHGGGFATGTGPAPVYATGAFPRDGVVLVTVNYRLGAIGWLDLPGAPANRGLLDVLAALEWINANITNFGGNPGNVTVGGQSERSRPVLPPARAHRGHHASVRGSQRKPGHLHVRFPLALTGVRRPPRGVSLRRAALRLRLCRSSRPARRTRAARPRRITRRSRPNHPQRVGFLHRPGKPRLGRARPTPDRPSITPCVSAGVPPHPATPS, encoded by the coding sequence GTGACCACCGTCCGTACCAGCTCGGGCAAGGTGCTCGGCCACCGGAGCGCGCACGGCATCACGTTCGCCGGGATTCCGTACGCGCCGACGCCGGTCGGAACGGGGCGGTTCGCCGCACCGGGGCCGAGGTGGGACGGCGTCAGGGGCGCGGCCAGAACCACCGCGCCTCAGAGACCTGGGCCGCTCGGGCGGGCCGACCTGTCGCCGGTTCTCGGGACGACGACGGCGCCAGGCGACTACCTCAGCCTCACCGTCTCCACGCCGGACCCCGGCACGAGAAACCTGCCCCTGCTCGTTTTCCTGCACGGTGGAGGCTTCGCCACCGGAACCGGCCCGGCGCCCGTGTACGCCACCGGTGCCTTTCCGCGCGACGGCGTCGTGCTGGTCACCGTGAACTACCGGCTCGGCGCGATCGGCTGGCTCGACTTGCCTGGCGCGCCCGCCAATCGTGGGCTGCTCGACGTGCTGGCCGCTCTCGAATGGATCAACGCGAACATCACGAACTTCGGCGGGAACCCCGGCAACGTCACCGTCGGCGGGCAGTCAGAGCGGTCACGCCCTGTGCTGCCACCCGCCCGAGCGCACCGCGGTCACCACGCGAGCGTTCGGGGAAGCCAACGAAAACCTGGGCACTTACACGTACGATTTCCGCTGGCGCTCACCGGCGTTCGACGGCCACCTCGGGGCGTGTCACTGCGTCGAGCTGCCCTTCGTCTTCGACTGTGTCGATCTTCCCGGCCTGCGCGGCGAACGCGCGCTGCTCGGCCCCGACGAATCACCCGCAGATCTCGCCCGAACCACCCACAACGCGTGGGTTTCCTTCATCGCCCGGGGAAACCCCGGCTGGGCCGGGCCCGGCCCACACCGGATCGGCCGAGCATCACACCGTGCGTTTCCGCTGGTGTTCCACCACATCCAGCAACACCGTCTTGA
- a CDS encoding DUF885 domain-containing protein has product MTPIFQLSDEHVTAEAALDPVAATMRGITTPDPATLTDFSPDGFDARADQARRTLATLATLTPESAEDRIAGAHLKERLEAQLAWHDLGEPLRTVKAQFGVLTSLRDTVDMLPRTGDDDWHVIGVRLAGVETMLAAWQTSLRAGLDRGLVAARRQALETASQADRFAGVHEALVASYGDGPLAPDLRSAADAAHRGYAELARFLREDYAPRASTVEGVGAERYAAGARLSLGADIDLAEAYEWGWAELERIEQELAAEAVQVRPGASVAEAMALLDDQYFVDGEPAYVDWLRAAHDRAMADAAAHFDIPEPLRAIDVTIAHGSASGAPYYTGPSEDGVRPGRTWWPLGGRSRFAVWSELTTVFHEGVPGHHLQIGTAKLAADRVSRFARVHSVSGHAEGWALYAERLADELGWYTQPGTRLGMLAGSAMRAARVVIDIGAHLDLPLPDGSRWDFDTACRVLHERGLAAEHRVHAEVVRYFGWPGQAIAYKLGERSWLAARAEAASRPDFSLRQWHHDALAVGPVGLAALQEALR; this is encoded by the coding sequence GTGACGCCGATCTTCCAGCTCTCCGACGAGCACGTGACCGCGGAAGCCGCCCTCGACCCCGTGGCGGCGACGATGCGCGGGATCACCACCCCCGACCCCGCCACGCTCACCGACTTCTCGCCCGACGGGTTCGACGCCCGCGCCGACCAGGCGCGGCGGACGCTCGCGACCCTGGCCACGCTCACCCCCGAGTCGGCCGAGGACCGCATCGCGGGCGCGCACCTCAAGGAACGGCTCGAGGCCCAGCTCGCGTGGCACGACCTCGGCGAGCCGCTGCGCACCGTGAAGGCGCAGTTCGGCGTGCTGACTTCCTTGCGCGACACCGTCGACATGCTCCCGCGCACCGGCGACGACGACTGGCACGTGATCGGCGTGCGCCTGGCCGGCGTCGAGACGATGCTGGCGGCGTGGCAGACGTCGCTGCGCGCCGGCCTCGACCGCGGCCTCGTCGCCGCGCGCCGGCAAGCCCTGGAGACGGCGTCGCAGGCCGACCGGTTCGCCGGCGTCCACGAAGCCCTCGTGGCTTCCTACGGCGACGGCCCGCTCGCCCCCGACCTGCGTTCCGCCGCCGACGCCGCCCACCGTGGCTACGCCGAGCTGGCCCGCTTCCTGCGCGAGGACTACGCGCCGCGCGCGAGCACCGTCGAGGGCGTCGGCGCCGAACGCTACGCGGCCGGCGCGCGCCTGAGCCTGGGCGCGGACATCGACCTGGCCGAGGCGTACGAGTGGGGCTGGGCCGAGCTGGAGCGCATCGAGCAGGAGCTGGCGGCGGAGGCGGTCCAGGTGCGTCCGGGCGCTTCGGTCGCGGAGGCCATGGCGCTGCTCGACGATCAGTACTTTGTGGACGGTGAACCGGCCTATGTGGACTGGCTGCGCGCCGCCCACGACCGCGCGATGGCCGACGCCGCCGCCCACTTCGACATCCCGGAACCCCTGCGCGCCATCGACGTGACCATCGCCCACGGCTCCGCCTCGGGTGCGCCCTACTACACGGGCCCGAGCGAGGACGGCGTCCGCCCGGGCCGCACGTGGTGGCCGCTCGGCGGGCGATCGCGCTTCGCCGTGTGGTCGGAGCTGACCACGGTGTTCCACGAGGGCGTGCCGGGCCACCACCTGCAGATCGGCACCGCGAAGCTCGCCGCCGACCGCGTCAGCCGCTTCGCCCGCGTGCACTCCGTCAGCGGCCACGCCGAGGGCTGGGCGCTCTACGCCGAGCGCCTCGCCGACGAACTCGGCTGGTACACCCAGCCCGGCACCCGCCTCGGCATGCTCGCGGGCTCCGCCATGCGCGCCGCCCGCGTCGTCATCGACATCGGCGCGCACCTGGACCTCCCCCTGCCCGACGGTTCGCGCTGGGACTTCGACACGGCCTGCCGCGTGCTCCACGAACGCGGCCTGGCCGCCGAGCACCGCGTGCACGCCGAGGTGGTGCGCTACTTCGGCTGGCCGGGCCAGGCGATCGCGTACAAGCTGGGCGAACGCTCCTGGCTCGCCGCCCGCGCCGAAGCGGCCTCCCGCCCGGACTTCTCACTGCGGCAGTGGCACCACGACGCGCTCGCGGTGGGCCCGGTGGGCTTGGCGGCATTGCAGGAGGCGCTGCGCTGA
- a CDS encoding GlxA family transcriptional regulator codes for MHSVVILALDKVVPFDLATPIEVFTRTRLPDGRAAYQVRVCGPAEVIDAGAFTIRPRHGLEALAEADTIIVPGRDELEEVPADVVEALRAAAARGTRIASICSGAFILAATGLLDGQRATTHWAAAPQLAARYPAIEVDADVLYVDNGAILTSAGAAAGLDLCLHLIRRDHGSAVAADAARLSVMPLEREGGQAQFIVHDQPPTPRGSVLEPVLRWLDENCAKDLTLDDIAAHAGMSSRTLNRRFREQTGTSPLQWLLRARIRQAQHLLEATDHGVDRIAGQVGFGSPTSFRDRFKRIVGTSPQAYRGSFQRR; via the coding sequence ATGCACTCCGTGGTGATCCTCGCCCTGGACAAGGTCGTGCCGTTCGATCTGGCCACGCCCATCGAGGTGTTCACCCGCACGCGCCTGCCCGACGGCCGCGCCGCCTACCAGGTGCGGGTGTGCGGTCCGGCCGAGGTGATCGACGCCGGTGCCTTCACGATCCGGCCACGGCACGGCCTCGAAGCCCTCGCCGAAGCGGACACGATCATCGTCCCCGGCCGCGACGAGCTCGAAGAGGTGCCCGCCGACGTCGTCGAAGCCCTGCGCGCAGCCGCTGCGAGGGGCACGCGCATCGCGTCCATCTGCTCCGGTGCGTTCATCCTCGCCGCCACCGGTCTGCTCGACGGGCAACGCGCCACCACGCATTGGGCCGCCGCGCCGCAGCTGGCCGCCCGCTACCCGGCGATCGAGGTCGACGCCGACGTGCTCTACGTCGACAACGGCGCCATCCTCACCTCGGCCGGCGCCGCCGCGGGCCTCGACCTCTGCCTGCACCTCATCCGCCGCGACCACGGCTCCGCGGTCGCCGCCGACGCCGCCCGCCTGTCGGTGATGCCGCTCGAACGCGAGGGCGGCCAGGCGCAGTTCATCGTCCACGACCAGCCGCCGACCCCGCGCGGGTCGGTGCTCGAACCGGTGCTGCGCTGGCTCGACGAGAACTGCGCGAAAGACCTCACGCTCGACGACATCGCCGCCCACGCCGGCATGAGCAGCCGCACGCTCAACCGCCGCTTCCGCGAACAGACCGGCACCAGCCCGCTGCAGTGGCTCCTGCGTGCCCGCATCCGCCAGGCGCAGCACCTGCTGGAAGCCACCGACCACGGCGTGGACCGCATCGCGGGCCAGGTCGGCTTCGGTTCGCCGACGTCGTTCCGCGACCGCTTCAAACGCATCGTGGGCACCAGCCCGCAGGCCTACCGCGGCAGCTTCCAGCGCCGCTGA
- a CDS encoding MmgE/PrpD family protein, whose protein sequence is MTQTAITQTIVQRVAEFAASVRAKGLPPELREDAARRVLDVLGNSLAATGERPAAAVGALVREWGGNGRATAIGSGEKLPDPSAALLNGTLAHSLDFDDTHLPSVLHPSASVVPAALAVAESRGATGAQLLDAIGVGVEITVRLGMAGYDEELGNSVFFEHGLHATAICGALGAAATAAMLSDVDESGIADAIGIAASMGSGLLEANRTGGTVKRVHCGWAAHAAVTAAGMARHGITGPPTVLEGRFGFLQAFCGDQAHVDEIVTGLGTDWELPGIFFKPYPCNHFTHAGIDAARRLRARGVDPASITSLELGAPTAVLRTIGEPREDKIHPKSGYHAAFSGPYTVAAAFLGGGGLGVFHEDFTDSAAADPERLALAAKVTCVPDSRCDEIFPHQFPAVLRARLTDGTEVEERVDVNRGGPDNPLSADELATKFRLNATRVVSAETADRITELTYGLAGLGDLSELTGLLH, encoded by the coding sequence ATGACCCAGACCGCCATCACGCAAACGATCGTGCAGCGCGTCGCGGAGTTCGCCGCTTCCGTGCGCGCCAAGGGATTGCCCCCGGAGCTGCGCGAAGATGCCGCCCGGCGGGTGCTCGACGTGCTGGGCAACAGCCTCGCCGCTACCGGTGAACGTCCGGCCGCGGCCGTGGGCGCGCTCGTTCGGGAGTGGGGCGGCAACGGCCGGGCCACCGCGATCGGCAGTGGTGAGAAGCTGCCCGACCCGAGCGCGGCCCTGCTCAACGGCACCCTCGCGCACTCGCTCGACTTCGACGACACGCACCTGCCCTCGGTGCTGCACCCGTCGGCCTCGGTCGTGCCCGCGGCGCTCGCCGTCGCCGAATCCCGTGGTGCCACGGGCGCGCAGCTGCTCGACGCGATCGGTGTCGGCGTCGAGATCACCGTGCGGCTCGGCATGGCGGGATACGACGAGGAGCTCGGCAACTCCGTGTTCTTCGAGCACGGCCTGCACGCCACGGCGATCTGCGGCGCCCTCGGTGCCGCGGCCACCGCCGCGATGCTGTCCGATGTGGACGAATCCGGGATCGCCGACGCCATCGGCATCGCGGCCAGCATGGGCTCCGGCCTATTGGAAGCCAACCGCACCGGCGGCACGGTGAAGCGCGTGCACTGCGGCTGGGCCGCGCACGCCGCGGTGACCGCGGCCGGCATGGCGCGCCACGGCATCACCGGCCCGCCGACCGTGCTGGAGGGCCGGTTCGGCTTCCTGCAGGCGTTCTGCGGGGACCAGGCTCACGTCGACGAGATCGTCACCGGGCTCGGCACCGACTGGGAGCTGCCGGGGATCTTCTTCAAACCGTATCCCTGCAACCACTTCACGCACGCGGGCATCGACGCCGCGCGCCGGCTGCGGGCCCGGGGCGTGGATCCGGCTTCGATCACCAGTCTGGAGCTCGGCGCGCCGACGGCCGTGCTGCGCACCATCGGCGAGCCGCGTGAGGACAAGATCCACCCGAAGTCGGGTTACCACGCGGCGTTCTCCGGCCCGTACACGGTCGCGGCGGCGTTCCTCGGCGGCGGCGGGCTGGGCGTGTTCCACGAGGACTTCACCGACTCCGCGGCGGCGGACCCCGAGCGGCTCGCGTTGGCGGCCAAGGTGACGTGTGTGCCGGACTCTCGGTGTGACGAGATCTTCCCGCACCAGTTCCCCGCCGTCCTGCGGGCCCGGCTGACCGACGGGACCGAGGTGGAGGAACGCGTGGACGTGAACCGCGGCGGCCCGGACAACCCGCTGTCGGCCGACGAGCTGGCCACGAAGTTCCGCCTCAACGCCACCCGCGTGGTCTCCGCGGAGACGGCCGATCGGATCACGGAGCTGACCTACGGGCTGGCCGGCCTGGGCGACCTCTCGGAGCTGACCGGCTTGCTGCACTGA
- a CDS encoding cyclase family protein → MTRTQDPLLAAVAGGVRLIELGQPFFTGMPCSPNHPGFRMTLIRRHGDMRRPDGGSAANEIIVTGGHVGTHIDALSHVSHDGELHGGVDAAEAQQGGVFRTHGAENLPGLLRRAVLLDVAAVHGVPTLEPGYGVTAEDLEAAAKSAGTEPGPGDVALIRTGWARNFGDTAAYLGKETGVPGAATSAAEWLAERKIAATGSDTTAYEQIPAGAGHAVLPVHRILLVQSGIFIMEHLNLEAVAEEGLSEFVFVLAPLRIVGGTGSPVRPLAAVTA, encoded by the coding sequence ATGACACGTACCCAGGATCCGTTGCTGGCGGCGGTCGCCGGCGGGGTCCGGCTGATCGAGCTCGGTCAGCCGTTCTTCACCGGCATGCCCTGCTCGCCGAACCATCCCGGGTTCCGGATGACCCTGATCCGCCGCCACGGCGACATGCGCCGCCCGGACGGCGGTTCGGCGGCCAACGAGATCATCGTGACCGGCGGGCACGTCGGCACCCACATCGACGCGCTCTCGCACGTCAGCCACGACGGTGAGCTGCACGGCGGCGTCGACGCGGCCGAGGCCCAGCAGGGCGGCGTGTTCCGCACGCACGGCGCCGAGAACCTGCCCGGCCTGCTGCGCCGCGCGGTCCTGCTCGACGTCGCCGCTGTGCACGGCGTTCCCACGCTGGAGCCGGGTTACGGCGTCACGGCCGAGGACCTCGAAGCCGCCGCGAAGAGCGCGGGCACCGAGCCCGGTCCGGGTGACGTCGCGCTGATCCGCACCGGGTGGGCCCGCAACTTCGGTGACACGGCCGCGTATCTGGGCAAGGAGACCGGTGTTCCGGGCGCGGCGACTTCCGCCGCCGAGTGGCTGGCCGAGCGCAAGATCGCCGCCACCGGCTCGGACACCACGGCGTACGAGCAGATCCCGGCCGGCGCCGGACACGCGGTGCTGCCGGTGCACCGGATTCTCCTGGTGCAGTCGGGGATCTTCATCATGGAGCACCTGAACCTCGAAGCGGTGGCCGAGGAAGGCCTGTCGGAGTTCGTGTTCGTGCTGGCGCCGCTGCGGATCGTCGGCGGCACCGGCTCCCCCGTGCGTCCGCTCGCGGCGGTGACGGCATGA